The following proteins are co-located in the Myroides profundi genome:
- a CDS encoding peptidylprolyl isomerase codes for MKFFNKKVMVALGLALSFVGFAQGQTKQGRKIDGVVGVVGDYIILESEIDKTLIELKAQRIPTGDLSRCDLFEKLLEDKLFAHQAVQDSLEVTDAEVTTFMNEQINRMVEDVGSIDKIIQFYNKKNEEELREALFEIVKQNKLTQNMQQHIVEKVTITPEEVRQFFNEIPKDQLPTVGDEVEIAEIVIKPEISKEQKQKVIDRLNEMKKDVLENGASFFSKAVLFTDDRGSASNGGFYSITKKSPFVKEFKEVAFNMAEGEISEPFESEYGYHIIYLEKIRGQHLDLRHILLKPKPTDAALEEAKKKAENIRTKIANKEITFAAAAASESDDKDTKQNGGIMKDPRSLDPRFELNNMEDRELYFLVSNLKEGEVSQVALKNDMQKQEKYYRIVKINKKYAEHKIDFAEDYTKVRNMALNKKQAEEVNKWVSRKVNDAYINIQGEFRNCTFRNNWLKK; via the coding sequence ATGAAGTTTTTTAATAAGAAGGTAATGGTAGCTTTAGGGCTAGCTCTTTCTTTTGTAGGATTTGCGCAAGGGCAGACTAAACAAGGTAGAAAAATAGATGGAGTAGTTGGGGTAGTAGGAGATTACATTATCTTAGAATCAGAAATTGATAAAACGTTGATAGAGCTAAAAGCACAACGTATCCCTACAGGTGATTTATCAAGATGTGATTTGTTTGAAAAACTATTAGAAGACAAATTATTTGCGCACCAAGCTGTACAAGACAGTTTAGAGGTGACAGATGCTGAGGTGACTACTTTTATGAACGAACAGATCAACCGTATGGTGGAAGATGTAGGTTCTATAGATAAGATTATCCAGTTCTATAATAAAAAGAACGAAGAGGAACTACGTGAGGCATTATTCGAAATCGTAAAGCAAAATAAACTGACGCAGAATATGCAACAGCATATCGTGGAGAAGGTAACTATTACTCCAGAAGAAGTACGTCAGTTCTTTAACGAGATTCCTAAAGATCAGTTGCCAACTGTAGGAGATGAGGTAGAGATAGCTGAGATTGTGATTAAACCAGAGATTTCTAAAGAGCAGAAGCAAAAAGTAATCGATCGTCTGAATGAGATGAAGAAAGACGTATTAGAGAATGGTGCTAGTTTCTTTAGTAAAGCGGTATTATTCACAGATGATAGAGGATCTGCTAGTAATGGAGGATTCTATTCGATCACTAAAAAGTCTCCTTTCGTAAAAGAGTTTAAAGAGGTAGCATTTAATATGGCAGAGGGAGAGATCTCTGAGCCATTTGAGTCAGAATACGGATATCATATCATATACTTAGAGAAGATACGTGGACAGCACTTAGATCTAAGACATATCTTATTAAAACCAAAACCAACTGATGCTGCATTAGAAGAAGCTAAGAAAAAAGCAGAGAATATCCGTACGAAGATTGCTAATAAAGAAATCACATTTGCAGCTGCTGCAGCGAGTGAGTCAGATGATAAGGATACAAAACAAAATGGTGGTATCATGAAAGATCCTAGATCATTAGACCCACGTTTTGAATTGAATAATATGGAAGATAGAGAACTATATTTCTTAGTGTCTAATCTAAAAGAAGGCGAAGTATCTCAAGTAGCATTAAAGAACGATATGCAAAAACAAGAGAAATACTATCGTATAGTAAAAATCAATAAGAAATATGCAGAGCATAAAATTGATTTTGCAGAGGATTATACGAAGGTTAGAAATATGGCTTTAAATAAAAAACAAGCTGAAGAAGTGAATAAATGGGTGTCTCGTAAGGTAAATGATGCTTATATTAACATTCAAGGGGAATTTCGTAATTGTACATTCCGTAATAATTGGCTTAAAAAATAA
- a CDS encoding bifunctional aconitate hydratase 2/2-methylisocitrate dehydratase, whose protein sequence is MSLYKDYINEIEERKTQGLNPKPIDGAELLSEVIAQVKDAENEYHEDSLKLFIYNVLPGTTSAAGVKAKFLKEIILGEVVVKEITPAFAFELLSHMKGGPSIEVLLDLALGNNEAVALEAAKVLKTQVFLYDADTLRLKEAFLAGNAIAKDILESYAKAEFFTKLPEVAEKIEVVTFIAGEGDISTDLLSPGNQAHSRSDRELHGQCMITPAAQQEIKALQAAHPGKSVMLIAEKGTMGVGSSRMSGVNNVALWTGKQASPYVPFVNIAPIVGGTNGISPIFLTTVDVTGGIGLDLKNWVKKTDANGEVVRNEKGEPVLEQVYSVETGTVLTIDTKAKKLYNGEQELIDIAKALTPQKMEFIKAGGSYAIVFGKKIQTFAAKVLGVQAPVVFAPSKEISVEGQGLTAVEKIFNRNAVGVTPGKVLHAGSDVRVEVNIVGSQDTTGLMTAQELEAMAATVISPIVDGAYQSGCHTASVWDKKAQANIPKLMKFMNDFGLITARDPKGEYHSMTDVIHKVLNDITIDDWAIIIGGDSHTRMSKGVAFGADSGTVALALATGEASMPIPESVKVTFKGDMKPHMDFRDVVHATQSQMLQQFGGENVFQGRIIEVHIGTLLADQAFTFTDWTAEMKAKASICISQDDTLIESLEIAKSRIQIMIEKGMDNTNKVLQGLIDKANKRIEEIRSGEKPALTPDTNAKYYAEVVIDLDIIDEPMIADPDVNNDDVSKRYTHDTIRELSFYGSDKKVDLGFVGSCMVHKDDLKIVSQMLKNLEKQNGEVKFNAPLVVAAPTYNIIDELKAEGDWEYLQKYSGFEFSDLLPKTTNRTEYENIMYLERPGCNLCMGNQEKAAKGDTVMATSTRLFQGRVVEDSERKKGESLLASTPVVVLSAILGRIPTIEEYKSSVEGINLTKFKPIPTK, encoded by the coding sequence ATGAGTCTTTACAAGGATTACATCAACGAGATCGAAGAAAGAAAAACTCAAGGGCTTAACCCTAAGCCAATTGACGGTGCTGAACTATTAAGTGAAGTTATAGCACAAGTAAAAGATGCTGAGAACGAATACCATGAGGATTCTCTTAAGCTTTTTATTTATAATGTTTTACCTGGTACTACTAGTGCTGCTGGTGTTAAAGCGAAGTTTTTAAAAGAAATTATCTTAGGCGAGGTTGTAGTAAAAGAAATTACTCCGGCTTTTGCATTCGAATTATTATCTCATATGAAGGGTGGACCTTCTATCGAGGTTCTTTTAGATTTAGCTTTAGGTAATAATGAAGCTGTCGCTTTAGAAGCTGCTAAAGTACTTAAGACACAAGTGTTCTTATACGATGCAGATACATTACGTCTAAAAGAGGCTTTCTTAGCTGGTAATGCTATTGCTAAGGATATCTTAGAGAGCTATGCTAAAGCAGAGTTCTTTACAAAACTTCCTGAAGTAGCTGAGAAAATAGAAGTAGTAACTTTCATCGCTGGTGAAGGAGATATCTCTACGGACTTATTATCTCCAGGTAACCAAGCTCACTCTCGTTCTGACCGTGAGTTACACGGACAGTGTATGATCACTCCTGCTGCTCAACAAGAAATTAAAGCGCTACAAGCTGCACACCCTGGTAAGAGTGTAATGTTGATTGCTGAGAAAGGTACTATGGGAGTAGGATCTTCAAGAATGTCTGGAGTAAATAACGTGGCTTTATGGACAGGTAAACAAGCTAGTCCTTATGTACCATTCGTAAACATTGCTCCAATCGTAGGTGGTACTAACGGTATTTCTCCTATCTTCTTAACTACAGTTGACGTAACTGGAGGTATCGGACTTGACCTTAAAAACTGGGTAAAGAAAACAGATGCTAATGGAGAAGTAGTTCGCAACGAAAAAGGTGAGCCTGTATTAGAACAAGTTTACTCTGTTGAGACTGGAACTGTATTGACTATTGATACAAAAGCTAAAAAATTATATAACGGAGAACAAGAGCTTATCGATATCGCTAAAGCACTTACTCCACAAAAAATGGAGTTTATCAAAGCAGGTGGTTCTTATGCTATCGTATTTGGTAAAAAGATCCAAACTTTTGCTGCAAAAGTATTAGGAGTACAAGCTCCTGTAGTATTCGCTCCTTCAAAAGAGATTTCTGTAGAAGGACAAGGGCTTACTGCTGTTGAGAAAATCTTCAATAGAAATGCAGTAGGAGTAACTCCAGGAAAAGTATTACACGCAGGATCAGATGTACGTGTAGAAGTTAATATTGTTGGATCTCAAGATACAACAGGATTAATGACTGCTCAAGAGTTAGAAGCAATGGCTGCTACAGTTATTTCTCCTATCGTAGATGGTGCATACCAATCTGGATGTCATACTGCTTCTGTATGGGACAAAAAAGCACAGGCTAATATCCCTAAATTAATGAAGTTTATGAATGACTTCGGGTTAATTACAGCACGTGACCCTAAAGGAGAATATCACTCAATGACTGACGTTATTCACAAAGTATTGAATGATATTACAATCGACGATTGGGCTATCATCATTGGTGGTGACTCTCACACTAGAATGTCTAAAGGGGTTGCTTTCGGAGCGGATTCTGGAACAGTAGCTTTAGCATTAGCAACAGGAGAGGCTTCTATGCCAATTCCTGAGTCAGTGAAAGTAACTTTCAAAGGAGATATGAAGCCACATATGGATTTCCGTGATGTAGTACATGCTACTCAATCTCAAATGTTACAACAATTCGGAGGAGAGAACGTATTCCAAGGTAGAATTATCGAGGTTCACATCGGAACTCTTCTTGCTGACCAAGCATTTACATTTACTGACTGGACTGCAGAGATGAAAGCAAAAGCTTCTATCTGTATTTCTCAGGATGATACTTTAATTGAGTCTTTAGAAATCGCTAAGAGCCGTATCCAAATCATGATAGAGAAAGGTATGGATAATACCAATAAAGTTCTTCAAGGATTAATAGATAAAGCAAATAAGAGAATCGAAGAGATTAGATCTGGTGAAAAACCAGCATTAACTCCAGATACTAATGCTAAATATTATGCTGAGGTTGTGATTGATTTAGACATCATTGATGAGCCTATGATCGCTGATCCAGACGTAAATAATGATGATGTATCTAAACGTTATACTCACGATACTATTAGAGAGCTTTCTTTCTACGGAAGTGATAAGAAAGTTGATTTAGGTTTCGTAGGATCATGTATGGTTCACAAAGATGACTTAAAGATTGTTTCTCAAATGCTTAAAAACCTTGAAAAACAAAATGGTGAGGTTAAGTTTAATGCTCCATTAGTAGTGGCTGCTCCGACTTATAATATCATTGATGAGTTAAAAGCTGAAGGAGATTGGGAATATTTACAAAAATACTCTGGATTTGAGTTTAGTGATTTATTACCAAAAACAACTAACCGTACAGAATACGAAAACATTATGTACTTAGAACGTCCTGGTTGTAACTTATGTATGGGGAACCAAGAGAAAGCAGCTAAAGGAGATACAGTAATGGCTACATCTACTCGTCTGTTCCAAGGACGTGTGGTAGAAGATTCTGAACGTAAAAAAGGAGAGTCTTTATTAGCTTCTACTCCAGTAGTAGTACTTTCTGCTATCTTAGGAAGAATCCCTACTATCGAAGAGTACAAATCTTCTGTAGAAGGAATTAACTTAACGAAGTTCAAACCAATTCCTACTAAATAA
- a CDS encoding OsmC family protein encodes MYKHLFKAALNWIAIDKQKESNKKVYAKSHTVKIEGKDILCISAAKAFKGDPALLNPEDLLLSALTSCHMMSYLYACQQHDIEVLAYEDNSEATLVLNDDGSGRITKVVLNPIVRIRDESQKKLALQLHVQANKLCFIANSCNFEIEHHAQCID; translated from the coding sequence ATGTACAAACATCTTTTTAAAGCAGCGCTAAATTGGATTGCTATCGACAAGCAAAAAGAGTCAAACAAAAAGGTGTATGCTAAAAGCCATACCGTAAAAATAGAAGGAAAAGATATTTTATGTATTTCAGCAGCAAAAGCCTTTAAAGGAGATCCTGCATTACTAAATCCAGAAGACTTGTTGCTAAGCGCTCTTACATCCTGCCATATGATGTCGTATTTATACGCATGCCAGCAACACGATATAGAAGTACTTGCTTATGAAGATAATTCGGAGGCTACGTTAGTACTAAATGATGATGGTAGTGGACGTATAACCAAAGTGGTTTTAAATCCGATAGTACGCATCAGAGATGAATCACAAAAAAAACTAGCGCTACAACTACATGTTCAAGCCAACAAACTTTGCTTTATTGCTAATTCTTGTAATTTTGAAATAGAACATCATGCACAATGCATTGATTAA
- a CDS encoding aconitate hydratase translates to MAFDIEMIKKVYDKMPDRVAKARELVGRPLTLSEKILYTHLWDGTPSQSFVRGKDYVDFAPDRVACQDATAQMALLQFMHAGKEKVAVPTTVHCDHLIQAKVGAATDLQTAQNQSSEVFNFLSSVSNKYGIGFWKPGAGIIHQIVLENYAFPGGLMIGTDSHTVNAGGLGMLAIGVGGADAVDVMSGMAWELKFPKLIGVKLTGKLNGWTAPKDVILKVADILTVKGGTGAIVEYFGEGATSMSCTGKGTICNMGAEIGATTSTFGYDDSMRRYLAATDRQDVVDAADKVAEHLTADAEVYANPEKYFDELIEINLSELEPHINGPFTPDRGTPVSKMRAEAEANGWPLKVEWGLIGSCTNSSYEDMSRAASIVEQAVAQGITPKAEFGINPGSEQIRYTIERDGIIETFEKMGTKVFTNACGPCIGQWDREGADKQEKNTIVHSFNRNFSKRADGNPNTHAFVTSPEMVAALAIAGDLGFNPITDTLINDNGEEVKLVPPTGDELPTKGFAVEDPGYQAPAADGSNVVVDVNPTSSRLQLLEPFTPWDGKNITGAKLLIKAFGKCTTDHISMAGPWLRFRGHLDNISDNMLIGAENAFNHETNKVKNQLTGAYGAVPAVQREYKAANVPTIVVGDQNYGEGSSREHAAMEPRHLGVKAVLVKSFARIHETNLKKQGMLALTFANEADYDKIKEDDTINFLDLTEFAPGKQLSLEFVHADGSKDIIMANHTYNASQIEWFKAGSALNLIAAGK, encoded by the coding sequence ATGGCTTTTGATATTGAAATGATTAAAAAAGTGTATGATAAGATGCCTGACCGCGTAGCAAAAGCTCGTGAATTAGTAGGTCGTCCATTAACACTTTCAGAAAAGATTTTATATACTCACTTATGGGATGGTACACCATCACAATCATTTGTGAGAGGTAAAGACTATGTAGACTTTGCACCAGACCGTGTAGCGTGTCAAGATGCAACAGCTCAGATGGCTTTATTACAATTTATGCATGCTGGAAAAGAAAAGGTAGCAGTGCCAACTACAGTACACTGTGATCACTTAATCCAAGCAAAAGTAGGTGCTGCTACAGATCTTCAAACAGCGCAAAATCAATCATCAGAGGTGTTTAACTTTTTATCTTCTGTATCTAATAAATATGGTATTGGTTTCTGGAAACCAGGAGCAGGTATTATTCATCAAATTGTTCTAGAGAACTATGCTTTCCCAGGAGGATTAATGATTGGTACAGATTCACATACAGTTAATGCTGGTGGTCTAGGTATGTTAGCTATAGGTGTAGGTGGAGCTGATGCAGTAGATGTAATGTCTGGTATGGCTTGGGAATTGAAGTTTCCTAAATTAATAGGTGTGAAGTTAACAGGTAAATTAAATGGCTGGACAGCACCTAAAGACGTTATCCTTAAAGTAGCTGATATCCTTACTGTAAAAGGAGGAACTGGAGCTATCGTAGAGTATTTCGGTGAAGGAGCTACTTCTATGTCATGTACAGGTAAAGGTACTATCTGTAATATGGGAGCAGAGATAGGAGCGACTACTTCTACTTTTGGATACGATGATTCAATGAGAAGATATTTAGCTGCTACAGATCGTCAAGATGTAGTGGATGCTGCTGATAAGGTAGCTGAACACTTAACAGCAGATGCTGAAGTATATGCTAACCCAGAAAAATATTTTGACGAGTTAATCGAAATAAACTTATCAGAATTAGAACCACATATTAATGGGCCTTTTACACCAGATAGAGGAACTCCTGTGTCAAAAATGAGAGCAGAAGCAGAAGCTAACGGATGGCCATTAAAAGTAGAATGGGGATTAATTGGTTCTTGTACGAACTCTTCTTATGAAGATATGTCTAGAGCAGCTTCTATTGTAGAACAAGCAGTAGCTCAAGGAATCACTCCTAAGGCGGAGTTTGGTATTAACCCAGGTTCTGAACAGATTCGTTATACGATCGAAAGAGATGGTATCATTGAGACTTTTGAGAAGATGGGAACTAAAGTATTTACCAATGCTTGTGGACCATGTATCGGTCAATGGGATCGTGAAGGAGCAGATAAACAAGAGAAAAACACTATTGTTCACTCGTTTAACCGTAACTTCTCTAAGCGTGCGGATGGTAACCCAAATACACATGCTTTCGTAACTTCTCCTGAGATGGTAGCTGCATTAGCTATCGCAGGTGATTTAGGTTTTAACCCTATAACAGATACATTAATTAACGATAATGGAGAGGAAGTAAAATTAGTACCTCCTACAGGTGATGAATTACCAACTAAAGGTTTTGCAGTAGAGGATCCAGGATATCAAGCACCAGCTGCTGATGGTTCAAATGTAGTAGTAGATGTGAACCCTACTTCTAGTCGTTTACAATTGTTAGAGCCATTTACTCCATGGGATGGAAAAAATATTACTGGAGCTAAATTATTGATTAAAGCTTTTGGTAAATGTACTACGGATCATATCTCTATGGCAGGTCCTTGGTTGCGTTTCCGTGGACACTTAGACAATATTTCTGACAATATGTTGATAGGAGCAGAGAATGCATTTAACCACGAGACAAATAAAGTGAAGAATCAACTGACAGGAGCCTACGGAGCAGTACCTGCAGTACAAAGAGAGTATAAGGCTGCTAATGTTCCTACTATCGTAGTAGGAGATCAGAACTATGGTGAAGGATCGTCACGTGAGCATGCAGCTATGGAGCCTCGTCACTTAGGGGTAAAAGCTGTACTGGTGAAGTCTTTTGCTCGTATTCATGAAACAAACCTAAAGAAACAAGGAATGTTAGCTTTAACGTTTGCTAATGAAGCTGATTATGATAAGATAAAAGAAGATGATACAATCAACTTCTTAGATTTAACTGAGTTCGCACCAGGTAAACAGTTATCATTAGAGTTTGTACATGCTGATGGATCTAAGGACATCATCATGGCTAACCATACGTATAACGCTAGTCAAATAGAATGGTTTAAAGCAGGTTCTGCATTAAACTTAATTGCAGCAGGTAAGTAA
- a CDS encoding solute carrier family 23 protein — protein MSDIEDKKIVLAVDEKPKLGQWILLSVQHLFAMFGATVLVPTLTGMNPAIALISSGIGTLVFIFITRGKVPSYLGSSFAFINPIIAMKALEADPSSGMPVGSFLVGSFLVGVVYSLVALLIAKAGTNWLMRLLPPIVVGPVIMVIGLGLASTAIGMVTNNPQGEYDLTYVLIGLVTLAITIITAIFTRGFLSVIPVLVGIVGGYCFSAIMGVVHFEKVIEANWFEVPSFMVPFVHYEPTVSWYVILLMLPVAIVPIAEHIGHQLVLSKVIDKDLIKDPGLHKSMLGDGVATMLASLIGGPPNTTYGENIGVLAITRAFSIYIFMGAACFAILFGFCGKISALLSTIPAPVMGGVSILLFGIIASSGLRMLVENDVDFKVKRNLIISSVILIIGIGGAAIHIGELFSLEGMALASIIGIVLNIVLPGRVDVDFDDMFRKS, from the coding sequence ATGAGTGATATAGAGGATAAGAAAATAGTATTAGCAGTAGATGAGAAGCCTAAATTAGGGCAGTGGATTCTATTGAGTGTCCAGCATTTATTTGCGATGTTTGGAGCAACAGTTTTAGTTCCTACGTTGACAGGAATGAATCCTGCTATAGCATTAATATCGAGTGGTATTGGTACATTGGTTTTTATATTTATAACTAGAGGAAAAGTTCCTTCTTATTTAGGTTCTTCTTTTGCTTTTATAAATCCTATTATAGCAATGAAAGCTTTAGAAGCAGATCCTTCTTCAGGGATGCCAGTAGGAAGTTTTTTAGTAGGAAGTTTTCTTGTAGGAGTTGTTTATTCTTTAGTAGCATTACTAATTGCTAAGGCAGGTACTAATTGGTTAATGAGACTATTACCACCTATCGTAGTTGGGCCTGTTATTATGGTTATAGGATTAGGACTAGCGAGTACAGCTATAGGTATGGTGACTAATAATCCTCAAGGGGAATATGACTTAACTTACGTTCTGATTGGTCTAGTAACGTTAGCCATAACGATTATTACAGCAATATTTACAAGAGGTTTTCTTAGCGTTATACCTGTACTAGTAGGTATTGTAGGAGGTTATTGTTTTTCTGCGATAATGGGAGTAGTTCACTTCGAAAAAGTGATTGAAGCTAATTGGTTTGAAGTACCTAGTTTTATGGTGCCTTTTGTACATTACGAGCCTACTGTGTCTTGGTATGTTATTTTATTGATGTTACCTGTAGCTATTGTTCCTATTGCAGAGCATATAGGACATCAGTTAGTGTTGAGTAAAGTTATTGATAAAGATTTAATTAAAGACCCTGGATTGCATAAGAGTATGTTAGGAGATGGGGTAGCTACTATGCTAGCTTCATTGATAGGAGGACCACCTAATACTACTTATGGTGAGAATATTGGAGTATTAGCTATTACAAGAGCCTTTAGTATATATATTTTTATGGGAGCAGCATGTTTTGCTATTCTATTTGGTTTTTGTGGTAAGATATCAGCTTTGTTAAGTACGATACCTGCACCTGTAATGGGAGGTGTATCTATTCTTTTATTTGGTATTATAGCATCAAGTGGATTGAGAATGTTAGTTGAGAATGATGTAGACTTTAAGGTAAAGAGAAACCTGATTATTTCATCAGTTATATTGATTATCGGTATTGGAGGAGCGGCTATTCATATAGGAGAATTATTCTCATTAGAAGGAATGGCATTAGCATCTATTATAGGGATAGTATTAAATATTGTATTACCAGGAAGAGTAGATGTAGACTTTGACGATATGTTTAGAAAATCTTAG